A single genomic interval of Camelina sativa cultivar DH55 chromosome 11, Cs, whole genome shotgun sequence harbors:
- the LOC104728071 gene encoding putative F-box/LRR-repeat protein At4g15060 encodes MTRESTMRKKEKCQDSEDKDKISGLPDELLLKILLLLPTKTAVRTSILSKRWEFLWMWLPKLEYDCSDYSPDEQERFNRFINLNLPLHKAPVIESLRLKFNGPVQTFEPQAIELWVAFAVSHCIRELSLAFRVIHSDYVMRHPARLPSSLYICKSLVILNLNDDVLIDVPRMACLPFLKTLFLRRVTYSYENSLTKLLSSCPVLEDLVLERSEFDYLGTWKVIVPSLQRLTIEILRTNDFRELVVRTPSLKYFKIIDDGASEDDNYSFDSNTMPNLEEVYIDSVNLGLDKFVSSITYVKRLTLCIRVDTQEALYRAGIAFNHLKHLKLCQCDSNWSKLLARLLNDSPNLQELEIYQHADHEMSLFNPWVSWENELNCVPKCLLSTLETFKWTKMIATEKASHLLKYIFKYASRLKTATVVLENAPEATVQETAITFSSTACQFVCEFE; translated from the exons ATGACAAGAGAATCAACgatgagaaaaaaagagaaatgtcAAGATTCTGAAGATAAGGATAAGATTAGTGGGTTGCCTGATGAATTACTCTTGAAGATATTGCTGCTTCTCCCAACTAAAACTGCAGTTAGGACAAGTATTTTATCCAAGCGATGGGAGTTTCTTTGGATGTGGTTGCCTAAGCTTGAGTACGATTGCTCTGATTATTCTCCTGATGAGCAAGAGAGGTTTAATCGTTTTATAAATCTGAATTTGCCACTTCATAAGGCTCCGGTTATAGAAAGTTTGCGTCTCAAGTTCAATGGACCAGTTCAAACATTTGAGCCTCAAGCTATTGAACTATGGGTTGCATTTGCAGTTTCTCACTGTATCCGTGAGTTAAGTCTTGCCTTCAGGGTAATTCATTCAGATTATGTTATGAGGCATCCTGCTAGATTGCCTAGTAGTTTGTATATATGCAAATCGCTAGTGATCTTGAACCTGAATGACGATGTTCTCATCGATGTTCCTCGCATGGCATGTCTCCCCTTCTTGAAAACTTTGTTCCTTCGACGTGTGACTTACTCATATGAGAATTCTCTTACGAAACTCCTTTCCAGTTGccctgttcttgaagatctaGTGTTGGAACGAAGTGAATTTGACTATCTTGGAACATGGAAGGTAATTGTCCCCTCCTTACAGAGACTAACTATTGAGATATTAAGAACTAATGATTTTCGTGAGCTTGTGGTAAGAACTCCTTCTTTGaagtatttcaaaattattgatgacGGTGCTAGTGAGGATGATAATTACTCCTTTGATTCTAACACTATGCCCAACCTGGAGGAGGTTTATATTGATTCCGTAAACCTTGGTTTGGACAAGTTTGTTTCATCGATCACATATGTTAAGCGTCTTACATTATGCATAAGAGTCGATACCCAAGag GCGTTATATCGTGCGGGTATTGCCTTCAATCATCTTAAACATCTGAAGTTGTGTCAATGTGATTCAAATTGGTCAAAGTTACTTGCCCGGTTACTCAACGACTCTCCTAATTTACAAGAGCTGGAGATCTATCAGCATGCT GATCATGAAATGAGTCTTTTCAATCCATGGGTTAGCTGGGAGAATGAACTAAATTGTGTTCCTAAATGTTTGTTATCGACTCTTGAAACTTTCAAGTGGACAAAGATGATTGCGACGGAGAAAGCGAGTCATCTGTTGAAATATATCTTTAAATATGCGTCTCGCTTAAAGACTGCGACAGTCGTGCTTGAGAACGCTCCAGAGGCGACGGTCCAGGAGACTGCAATCACTTTTAGTTCAACAGCATGCCAATTCGTATGTGAATTTGAGTGA